The genomic segment CTAATTACATGATGTACAGCGAAAAGATCGCCGAAAAACTAGACCCAATCCATGCTTTCGTTTCTTACAATTTGTACAAGGAACATTGTGTGTATAAGGAGGGTACTCATATTAAGGACTTATCTAAACTGAACAGAGACTTAGACAAAGTCTTAATAATCGATTGCGATCCAAACAACTATAAATTCCAACCTGAAAACGCTATCCCAGTTAAACCATGGAATGGTCAAGCTGACGATGAATTATTGAAGTTGATCCCatttttggaatatttAGCAACCCAACAAGTCAGTGATGTTAAGCCCATCTTGAATAGTTTCCATGACAAAAGTCATATCCCAGTCGAATTTAACGAGCGTGTAGATAAATTGAAGACTAAATTCTACAATGAccaaaaaaacaaacaaaataacTGGTTACTGAAAGCATTGAGTGTATCGATGGGAAACACAGTCAGTGGCAACTCCACAAAATTTCCACTAGATATGATCCGTGAAGAAGGTGAGAAGAATTATGTCAGATTCatgaaattgattgaagaagaaaaagagaaaatgaAGCTTCAACAAGAGCAGTTAAGTGGACAAACGTTTACGTTGAAGGATTACGTTGAAGGTAACATACCAACCCCAGAAGAGCAAATGCAATTACAAATGGAGAAACAGAAAGAAATTGAGGAAATGTTTGAAACACGTAAGAAAGAGAACAATCAAAAAGTTTGATTGAAGAGGCCGAGTGAGAGCCCCAACAATTCTTTATACTCACCTTGAGCAAATTCAGTGCTTACACCATTGTACATAGTTAAAAACTTTTTGAGAACCCCATGTAAATgaatatgtttatatatttatacttATAATCGTACTTCCCCTGCCTCACTTCCCAgacacacatatatatatatattaccCGCCCTTCCCTGTCAGTCCCTTGATATATTTCAGAATAGCAAGCCTCTCAAGGTCTTCGTCAACGGATCAACCGGCAGACGATAAACGACAACCGATGCCCACTGCCttaagaaagaaataaCTAGCACATGTCAGAGGCCACCTGTCAACTATAAAAAGAGGAAACAGTAAAGAGCTCGAAGTGTCGGATAGTCGAATGGCTACCGGTCAATGACAAACAGCTATACAAACATTTTGCTAACTTCCTGTTTAGGAGATTCGAGATTCGAGATCCGGCACGTTATATGAGCTTTTTGCCCTTACGCTTCCGTACTTTCCTGATTAGGCAGTGGGTAACACAATTCATTgtgaaaataaaacatttcGAAAGTTTTCTACGGCACATTCTCTCTTTCATCTTTcgaaattttaaaaattcagtTGCAACgcttttaattttaacatTCGTTAAAGCATCGGAAACATTGTTCTACCAATTACAAATTTAACATTAGGCAATTCGGAAGCAGCGAAAGCTCGGGTTTAATGTTTACTTTAGTTGGTAGAATCTCGCTGAATTGTCTTGGCTTTCACTTATTTGCAAGGCCCCTGCGTCTTGGCTTGTTGACAGATCTTTTGACATGGTAATTATACTATCAACAGTTGGAACAATATGGCTAGCGGAGACTGACGGTGCTAGGAATGTTCGCATTCGCTGATAGCAATTGTCTTTTATTGCGGTATAATATACTATTTCGACCATTTCCAAGAACGGGTTCTTATCCCTTTAGGTTTATATTCTTCCATTTTGCTTTTATATGCTTCTCTTTTTGCCCTTTCTTGGAAATGTAGtgttcaaaaaaaaaaagaaaaaacaaacagAAGCTGTCAATTTTGAACAAGTCGATATCGAAGTGTGTAATTTTCTCGAAACACTTATAAAGAGATCAATAACTTCAAACAGTTTGTCTTGTTcatacacacatatattttctttgcGAATTAACAGAATATCAATAGGGCTCACACCATATCTGTCGTTGATTTCTACAATCTTTACTCAAACAATGTCTGATAACGAATCTATCACTGCAAACAAAAAGGTAGCGGATTCTATTCCTTCTGTTGAAAAATCGAAGACCGATAATGGAGGTTGGAATTTTCTCAACATCTCTTTATTGGGGATAGTACTAGCTTTATTGGCCACTGTGAGTGTCTTATACCAGGCCAACAGCAACGTTGCTCCAGTTATCGAGAAGATTTATGTAACCGAAACCGTCACGGCAACTACCACCGAAACTAGCATATCTACTTCAGTTAGCATAAGTACTTCTGTCAGTGTCAGTTCCACTACTGCATATGAAACTAAAACTGTTGAAAAAAGAGCTGAATCCTCTGGTAATACATCTCCAAAAAGGGACAGTGATATCattgaaatgaaatttcacAAAGATCCAAGAATGATCAATGCTGGAAGAGATGAGGACTATCAGATGCCTTCCTCTGATAAATCTCAAAAAGTTGTCCACCCATTGGATGATGGTGTCAAAGTCAAAGCTGCAATGGTTACACTATGTAGAAACGGTGATTTATGGACTTTAGTTAAAACAATCAGAGACATTGAAGACCGTTTTAACGGAAGATACCATTACGACTGGGTTTTCTTGAACGAAGTAGAATTCACTGAAGAATTCATCGATGTTGTTTCATCTTTAGTATCTGGTAAGGTCAAGTTTGGtttaattgaagaaaaacagTGGTCGATTCCTGATTTTGTCGATGAAGATATACTAGACAACGTTCGAGATGAAATGTTTGATAACGAGGTTTTGTATGGTGAATCTGTTTCTTACAGACATATGTGTCGTTTCCAAGCTGGTTTCATTTTCCAACATCCATTATTGGCTGAATATGACTATTCATGGAGAGTCGATTCTGATATCAAcatattttgtaatattcCATACGATATATTCAAGTTTATGCAAGTAAACAAAAAGAAGTACGGTTTCATTTTATCTTTAGTCGAATATGAAAGTACCATTCCAACATTATGGACTCAtgtcaaaaaatttattggcATGCATCctgaatatttaaatgacAACAACTTAATGGAATTTATTTCCGATGACGACGGTGAGACGTTCAATGGATGCCATTTCTGGactaattttgaaatcatAGATCTAAACTTCTTTAGATCACAAGCCTACCAAGATTACTTCAACTATCTAGATAGAACAggtaattttttttatgaAAGATGGGGTGACGCTCCAATTCATTCTATTGCTGCCGCTTTATTCTTGGATAGAGAGGAAGTACATTTCTTCGATGGTTTAGGATTTTACCATCCTGATTTCTTATCCTGTCCAACAGAAGAAAGCATCAGATTCCAAAACGCTTGCACTTGTGAACCTGCTAAGGATGTCACTTGGTGGACTTTCTACTTCTGTACAAGGCAATTTTTCAGAGTCAATGGGTTAGACTTACCACCAGATGTTCTAGAAGTGTAATTGTAAATAGCTTTGTATATGAGTTTGAAACAACAATGATGACTATGTTAGTAGCTTTTACAGAAGGGCGTATATTCATCATATAACCATAcacataataaataaacataaaTAGTAACTCTAATAGAATATAcggaaaatattaaaactgtataatatatatatatatataaatccTATTATTCTCAAATAGTACAAACAGGCGGCATCATTTACCTTTAGATACTTTAAATTCTGCGATGCTAACAATTCAATGATCCAACGATAcacattaaaaatatcacttccatcttttaaatcattaaattctATTGGTGTTTTCTATAAAATGTAAAAAGTTGTGTAATAACTTATCAAAGTGACCTCAAACCATTCATGCTTTTTTCTTTgtgttttttaaaaatatattctgtCGTCTCACTGttttaaaagtttaaaataataaacttaTAATTTCTAAAATACCACCACCGACAATTAAAAAGGCAAGAATATAGATCCAAACCTTAGAGATCGGAGGTTGGTCTTTCTTTTTGGATAGTTCAATCTTCTTCTTACCTAGTTTTCTATGATGTTCATTCCTCTTCTTAAACTTTTCGTTACCAAGTTTTTGCTTTAAAGCGTTACTAGCCattgtattatatataatattagGAACTGGAATGCAACGTATTCTATACAATAATTTCTCTCAATAGATAATAAGAAACAGACCAATTATGTAAAATGATTACCTTATAATCAATTGATCCAAATAAACTTATATTGACAAAAATATGAACAGATCTTTctagatatatttaatcaataatattatcatcttGATCGAATATCGAATTTCGAAATGTTTCATCAATTCTTTGACCTTTTTCATTGCAACACGTATCTAGTTCTTTTTTAAGAACCGGGTAATAGTTGCCATCGGTCAGCGATGACAGTAATTTGGAAAAAAGCATTTGCTGTCATGAGAtgcaaatatattttataacaGACAGTAGATTGGCTATGTATTTCTTTCCAATGGCAAAAATTATAACCAACTATTAATCACCATTGTTTCTCCAAACTAGCTCTTAGGAATGTACATTATTTTGGAATTTGTTTCCCTGATTTATTGAATTGACCACGATTTGAGGTAGACAAAGCAAAAGAAAGATACACCTCAAAAACTGAAACTCtggatattattattaagaaTCGCTTTATCAATTCAAAAGTATGTCATGGAAAACTAccttaaaataaaaaaagcTCTTTATCActtgtaattttaatatcgTATATAAATCAACTATGCTTTGGAATTGTATCCTTCATCCAATGGGGTATGATTCATCGCTATTTACAAATTCTAAAGAAtctgttaaattatataaaccTTTATTGTAATTTAGAAACAAGAATTCTAGCCATGTTTCTTTATACTCTAATAGCAATTTACTGTTCTAtctcatttttttttgatatacACTGCCTGGCAACTGACGCAATTGTATATTCCAATGTAGGTTATTCCGGATCATACATGGATGTGGTGAGCATGGATGAAAGCAGCTGCCAGTGTTCACAAACGTCGACATCATTTAGTGGGACTTTTGCTCCCTTTAACGAAGAGCTCTCTGTTCATTTTCGTGGCCCTATTACCTTGCTTCAATTCGGAGTTTACACACCTGGTGGTGGCTCCAGCTATAAAAAAAGAGAGGAACAGGATAATGAACAAGGACATGAACATAGAAAGAGGGAAGCATCTGCAGTTTTAACCTCTACTGTAGAATCCCAATTACCGTCTTCATCATCGTCGTCGTCAACTGGGTCGTCGTCATCTGGAACATCTTCAAGCTGGAATCAGGTAGCTTATTTCTCTCCTGGGTCTTGCTCGAATGTCGTCTTCATGAACCATAAAGGTGATTGGAGCAATTGTTTTGGTAGTGCTCTTACATACTGTGCTTCAAATGGTGTCGATACTGCATCGTCTGCACAAGCTTTGGACGAGGTACAAGTCGGTTCCAACAATGagttcattattttttcaagCACTGAGTGTAGTGGGAATGACTGTGGCTGTTGTAGAAGCAGCTCAGTCCCATACTACCACGGATTTGGTGGCACATCTAAAATGTttgtatttgaattcaaaatgCCTAATGACTCAGGAAGTTCTACCACCGAGAACGTGGACATGCCTGCCATATGGCTGTTGAATGCGAAAATTCCTAGGACTGTGCAATATGGGTCCTCAAGTTGTTCCTGTTGGTCTACTGGCTGTGGAGAATTCGATATTTTTGAGGTTTTATCAAGCGGTTCTTCTGCTTTAAGCAACGATATACATGACGGACAAGGTTCTGATGGCACTTGCTCAGGGGGCGGTGGTTCCAGTGCTACTTTTGACAGACCTACGAGTAATTCAATGAAGGCAGTTGTAATATTCAATGAGGAGAGTGGCACTATCAACATTGTAAAAGTTTCCGATGATACTACATTTGGAGGAAGTATCGATGCATCAACGGTGAGTGGGTGGCTCTCAACTTCTGGTAATTCAGTATCTCTTTAATTGTTATCTATGACTGtgtatttgtttattaatCTATGATGAGTTATGtatcaaaatcaatatcGTACTATattatgcatatatatgtgtatatgtGTAAGCACTAAAAGTTACAGATAAGTTCAAGATATTATGCTATTGTATGCTGATTGTCATAAAAGGTTATATTGAACTTGTGTGggaatattaaaaatatgtgATCAAATTTTGTCAAATTTGTTTAAGATTTGTATACATAAGAATTTGTTcatgtgtgtgtgtgcgTGTGTGCGTGCATGCGTGAGTCTTGAGTGTGAGTTTTACAAGTCTAATTAGTTCGCTATTGGCAAATAGCTTAAATTTGAGTCTTTTCTtgcaatttttaaattgcttaatttttttaaacttCTTTTCAATgagaatttattttttgaagatattgaattttcaatttgtatttgttcaatatcattatatctTGATTGCAATCTCGAAaacttattatttttcCTATTAGTTGCACATAAccaacaataaaataaatattcggaatataaaattgaaaaagcCAAAATAAAACCTGCCACAACACATGCTAGAATATGAACTGctaatgatttaataaaattagcATCGCCTGCATGCCACGAAGAACCTTTTGCGATTGTGAAGAATGAATTTTTATGCATTTTATAATCAGCTGGttgtaaaattttcaccactgaattcaaattcttattatataaacttGACCTTTTATATTGTTTCCAAACCATACTTATGAATAATGGACCAGTGGAAGACattattgtaatatatGGAACAAACCAATTTctatcatatttttttaaactcTCAATAACTTTTAAGAAAAAAGGATGTCCTGGAATCGAACCCATCACATCATTTGAAACACCAGTTGGAGATGTTTTTCTTAAGAAAGCAGGAGCTGTTAGTAAAGGATCTAATTTTCTTTGACAACCATCATCTAAATCTATATAAACACCACCAAAATGagataaaatgaaatacCTGATTGCATCTGCTCTCTCTATTGGATActgataatttttaaaagtcTCTAAAAACCATGAATAGTTTTCTGCAATGAAGTCTTCTGCCATCGCATCAGTCCATAAGATATACTCATAATCTGGATGTAGATCTTTACATCTTTGTTgaccttctttccaatGTTCTGGGATATCGTTCGTTTTATAAGTTTgatgtattatttttggGATCAATTGCGGTTTATTCAACATGGAGGGCGTTAAAAATGACGGTAATTCATCATTAGATAAATTTCTATAATTATCGGGATTTAATTCATAGTCCCTAAATGAATCTTTAACTGTATCATCCACTGCTAAAGTTAATACATCGAATGTATAGTACAGCGTCACAACGACGAAAGCAAAATTAACTAAAAACAAATAGATTAATTCACGTTTCATAATGAAGTTTATATGATTtgcaatattataatatagtTTATTATGATCTGATCATAcaagaatatattatatatctatacAAATTTAAACACTGTCTCACTGCTACGAGCAAGCAGGAATTCTATCATGTTTATATACAAAATTTGGAACTATGCTCGGCGGCAGATTTACCGAAATTACCATCTGTTACTCGGGAAAACATTAtccaaaaaaagaaactatAAAAGAAGCAAAGCCTGCACGTTTCTTGTTGTTGTACACGTCCTCCCCACGACACCTTCTCTTGCCATTGCGACTAAGACAAACAAAACCCACCGcaagatattttttataatgcGGGTTGCACCTAAATATAGAAAAAGCTAATTTATCTTTTCGTCTCCGCCTCTGTGTCTCCCACTGTTGTCGTTCCGGTTTGCCGTTGCCCGCTGCCCCCAATTTTCTAGCTCAAACGCGCAcgaaatcatttttaacgCTGTGTTTTTTGGTCTTGTCAGTTGTGAGTGGGTTCAGCGTCTTAGTCACGTCACAGACATTGCTGCGCACACCATCCACTGTGCCACCATCGCGTTTCGGGCCGATGGACTTGTGGGCTGATCTGAGTGGTCTGTGATAAGGAAGGCGGGCGAGGGGCGCAGTTCATTGCGTGCGGGATCTTAATTAGGAAATCTAAGtgatttttgaattaagGTTGACGATAAGTTCCATGAAAAGAGATAGCCAGGAAAAAGGGACTCGCTAGATGGTGGCCAGAGATAGATTTCCCAGCTTACTGTGTGTGCGTGCATTTCCAATAGGAGGAGGGTTTAGATTTGGTGGAGTATGGGAGAGCAAAAAGaactaaaaaaaaaagCGACGATTCTTAGCGGTAATTCAGTCAGTTTGTTTTTAGgaattgtaatttttgATGTGTTTTTGGGCGTCACACTGTGGCCCCGCATGTCTTCGTTGGTTACCCGTAAATGACCACGTGACTATCTACACTAAGTTACCGTTGGGTCAGACTGACACCGTGTTTATTACAATCTTTGCTGTCATACGGTCCTAGCGTTTCAAATGGATACGCCTTTCTTGGACGTCACAATGTGATAGTAAGCTTCTATGGCCAAGTTGGTAAGGCGCCACACTAGTAATGTGGAGATCATCAGTTCGACTCTGGTTGGAAGCataactttttatttttttgcttatttatatacaattgGAATAGCAAATGATATAAAGAGCAATCATCTTCACTTTACAACGAAAggtataatatatattaatataaaatcgTATATAAATAGGTGCTCTTGCAAACAATCCCTTTTGCACTCAAACAAACTAAAAAATGCACAGCTAATTTTGCACACGCAAATAGATATACATACGTATATATGATGCTCGCTAGAGgtctttttttaatattgtcATTGACAATAGTCACCTTCACCAGTGCAGTCACTGTTTCTCGCTTCAATGAAGTTCattctttattaaatgcATGGATTGATAAACATAAAATAGATTCGAATTCCTATTTTTCTGCTTCGAACTCTATTACCTATAgtataattcaattgaatgatCTATTGCTTGATGAAGCTCTAAGCCACATACAAAAGAATAGAAGTgatattaaagatattaaatcaataatCCCATTGAGTGATAAATTAAGCGGATTCATAGTAGTGGAAGAAGAACAATAAACAGAATGTATAGTTTAGCTAgtctttatttattttcaatacacacacatatacCTATATCTATTTGTATGTTTTTTTATCCTAAGAGTTCCTTGACTCAGTTCGCGTCGGAGTCATTGCTTTGCTTTGTATATCTCGTATAATTTCAGTCTTTTTGGTTTCACATGAATCATCATTTGTAGTACtatcttcatcaaataatttcGTACAATTTTTCTCACATGACCACTCGTTTCCTTTAACCTTCTTTTGACAACATTCTTTAGATTTCGCATCTTGAATCTCGTTGAAATCAAGCTCATACGATCcgttattgaaataaagCGGAGGCTTCACTCTCTCACCATCAGCATTGAATTTCCTCTTCATCGTCGTTATACTAGTGATTGGCATCGTACTGGGGATGTGTTTGTAATCACCCTTTGGTACTTTTAAACTCTTGCATACGCAAATAAAATCTTTGTTATTTGGATCATCCGCAAACACACAACGTTCTTGTTGGATGTCACCCATCGACTCGTCGAGGAGCTTCTCATTGTTAATCATCTGTCTCTTCAAACTGACGGCTTTCATCGGTTTGAAATTGTCAATGATAGTTGTTAAGTTCGCATCTTTAAATGTATGGTTTCTCACAATATCAGGTGTTGCGGAAGGAGTTATCACTTCAGGGATCGTGATAGAAGGCAACGTAACAGCAGCAGCTTTCTCCCTTAATGAAGAGATACCAGACTTCCACAAATCAACTTCTTTCAAAGCAATTTCATACTTTAAGTTTAACTCAGCGTATTTCTTCTCCCACTCcttaattgttttcttcaaaCTACCAACCTCATCAGCCAATTCAGATATTCTACTTGTTTTCCTCTCTCTGAATGCACGCTGAGCTTTTCTATTTTGCAACAGCTTCCTTGCCTTCATCTCCTGTTCAGAAAGAACCACTGAAGAATTACCATCTTTCTTAGACTTTCTACCAGGTTTTAACCGTTCCTTTAATATTACGCTATCCATCTTATGAGATAGTCTATGCTtagttattttattcttattcCTTATTAGTTCTTGCTACGAAAAATACTTGAATAAACCGCTACAGTATTtagaaattcaaaatacaaatatagatattactattaataatgttaatTGGAAACGAACGAATCAGCTTGTAACCCATTGCATTATAAATTACAATTCAAGATAAATAATCCGCACttcttattaaattaaaattactaatgttatatatataaatatattattactactcgtgaaaagaaatttttttgcaatttaatatatgtaAAAATCTTAATTGCACGTCGTTTTTTTAGTAAAATTACGAAACTTCATACAAAAACTACAAAAAAAGCATTTCGAAAATTCTTTTCACCATTCCATGTACGAACCTGAATGAACTTACGATTAAACCATTTGTTGCAATAACAAGTACGAGTGGATTATAAAATCAATGCAGTAAGTATATGGTGTAAATTCATGTATAGTAAGCAGTAATTCCGATATGTTACCTTCAGTGGTCAAggttcttttattattatctgaaATGAGACTTTTCGTCGGctataaataaatacaatgaGTTTAGTTTGTTGAAGTTACTGTGCTTGTTTGAcgttatttttatttttagattGTGAAAAGTAGAACATTAAGAAAAACAGACAGAGCATTGAAAATGTCAGCTGAAAACGCAGAGATAATTGCTACAAAACCACCGAAGAATGCCAGTAATAAAGAACAGTTTCAAAGGATTAATTATCTTTATCAACTATCAATGCATTATAAGAATGCTAATTTAGATATTTCAAGAACGTATGTCAATTTGTTAGACACCATAAgtaaaaaaacaaatacGAAGATATCAccaaatataaaaagatCATACTGTAAGAAATGTAAACGATTGATAGATTATAAAGACCCGAAAATGTTTAAAGTAGTAAAatcaaagaataaaaagaatgataaattcattatcaattgtAAATGTGGTTCTAAGAAAACTTTCCCAATAGGACTCAACAGAGATTACAAAACATACACAGAGAAAGAAGGAAACCTACtggaaatataaaattaatcaaataCTAACTTCGAAACAAAGTATTGATGCATGTATACatctattattatatttgatcGATCTAATTATAATAGCAAGATAGTCGATGAGCTTGTGGAATTAATTATATGTTGCGCTCATTGTTTAACCCGGGCCCACCACATTGGTTAAAGTGGTTAATGGGTAATATGTGAAGGGAGACTCCATTTTCTTAGGAGCGGGTAACGTTTGTGCTACAATTCTGAGAAAGCGAAAAGCTAACAGTTCCGTAACAGATTTCAATTTAATAGGAATTCATTTTGCCACCCAATATAAAAGTAAAgaacttatatataaataaatatagaacaataattataattatatatctatttaGACTGTACATCGAAGTGTACtagaaagaaataatttctGCATAACTTAATTATCTGAAGGAGAGTTTACCGTCGATCTGAAATCCTCAAAGAAGAAGGAACTtaaaaagcaaaaaaatatacataaatTGAGTATACACATATAATTGgtttcaattaaataataagtCATCGcattacaaaaaatataaatatacagACATGAGTGGTTACGATAGAGCTTTGTCTATTTTTTCTCCAGATGGGCATATTTTCCAAGTTGAATATGCTCTAGAGGCAGTTAAAAGAGGTACCTGTTCCGTTGGTATTAAAGGTGAAGACTGTGTAGTATTAGGTTGTGAAAGAAGATCTACTTTGAAACTACAAGATACTAGAATCACCCCTTCTAAAATCTCTAAAATTGACAATCATATTATACTTTCGTTTTCTGGTTTAAACGCCGATTCCAGAATTTTGATTGAAAAAGCAAGAATTGAAGCCCAAAGTCACAAATTAACGCTTGAAGATCCTGTATCAATAGAATATCTAACTCGTTATATTGCTGGTGTCCAACAAAGATATACACAATCAGGTGGTGTTAGACCATTTGGTGTTTCTACATTGATTGCTGGTTTCGATCCAAATGATAACAAACCAAGATTATATCAAACAGAACCATCAGGAATTTATTCCTCCTGGACAGCTCAAACTATTGGtagaaattcaaaaactgTAAGGgaatttttagaaaataattacaataaaGATGAACCCccaaaaaataaagaagaatgTATTAAATTAACAGTAAAGTCTTTATTGGAGGTAGTACAAACCGGTgctaaaaatattgaaatcaCTGTTGTTAGAccaaataatgatattataaCTTTAGACAATGACGAAATCGATAAATATGTTCAAGAAATTGAACAGGAAaagaaacaacaacagGAGGAAgataagaagaagaaaaagcCATCCTCCACATAGTTTAACTTGtctatttgataaatatacatatatatacgtatatataaataaatagatGGACTAAATATCTAcacaaaaattatatttaacttCTCTAGTTACATAATTAATATACAGCGCATGTAATAATAAGAGAGCATCTTCAAGCTATTCTACCCTTCCGTTTactttataaaatttgattcTATGCTGCGTCGCTGAGTCTCAGAAAGAAATACCATAAAGTTTTGTGCGAAAATAAAACGACgtaaaatacatatatgtatatatatgtataaattaatatacCTATGCATTTCTTCATATGTTTACCAACATctataattgataattaaaagataaaaC from the Tetrapisispora phaffii CBS 4417 chromosome 9, complete genome genome contains:
- the TIM50 gene encoding protein translocase subunit TIM50 (similar to Saccharomyces cerevisiae TIM50 (YPL063W); ancestral locus Anc_8.527), producing the protein MLSTIIRTTRASTLVHASRPLVLRSSSIFGTRSLMYSHRLLAEEKDSKSKDAKSILTDDMLFKAGVDLDAKDAGKESKEETTSAGETASSDPVSPKKKKKRQSSTDIKREKYANWMYIFSFSSLTGLGLYMTRDWDADEPKELKESVENGYTIGLMYQRFKARLNSTFSYFQDPPFPDLLPPPPPPPYQRPLTLVLTLEDFLVHSEWDQKHGWRTAKRPGTDYFLGYLSQYYEIVLFSSNYMMYSEKIAEKLDPIHAFVSYNLYKEHCVYKEGTHIKDLSKLNRDLDKVLIIDCDPNNYKFQPENAIPVKPWNGQADDELLKLIPFLEYLATQQVSDVKPILNSFHDKSHIPVEFNERVDKLKTKFYNDQKNKQNNWLLKALSVSMGNTVSGNSTKFPLDMIREEGEKNYVRFMKLIEEEKEKMKLQQEQLSGQTFTLKDYVEGNIPTPEEQMQLQMEKQKEIEEMFETRKKENNQKV
- the TPHA0I02010 gene encoding glycosyltransferase family 15 protein, producing the protein MLLFLPFLGNVVFKKKKKKQTEAVNFEQVDIEVCNFLETLIKRSITSNSLSCSYTHIFSLRINRISIGLTPYLSLISTIFTQTMSDNESITANKKVADSIPSVEKSKTDNGGWNFLNISLLGIVLALLATVSVLYQANSNVAPVIEKIYVTETVTATTTETSISTSVSISTSVSVSSTTAYETKTVEKRAESSGNTSPKRDSDIIEMKFHKDPRMINAGRDEDYQMPSSDKSQKVVHPLDDGVKVKAAMVTLCRNGDLWTLVKTIRDIEDRFNGRYHYDWVFLNEVEFTEEFIDVVSSLVSGKVKFGLIEEKQWSIPDFVDEDILDNVRDEMFDNEVLYGESVSYRHMCRFQAGFIFQHPLLAEYDYSWRVDSDINIFCNIPYDIFKFMQVNKKKYGFILSLVEYESTIPTLWTHVKKFIGMHPEYLNDNNLMEFISDDDGETFNGCHFWTNFEIIDLNFFRSQAYQDYFNYLDRTGNFFYERWGDAPIHSIAAALFLDREEVHFFDGLGFYHPDFLSCPTEESIRFQNACTCEPAKDVTWWTFYFCTRQFFRVNGLDLPPDVLEV
- the YSY6 gene encoding Ysy6p (similar to Saccharomyces cerevisiae YSY6 (YBR162W-A); ancestral locus Anc_8.516), which produces MASNALKQKLGNEKFKKRNEHHRKLGKKKIELSKKKDQPPISKVWIYILAFLIVGGGILEIISLLF
- the TPHA0I02030 gene encoding PGA52 family protein (similar to Saccharomyces cerevisiae TOS1 (YBR162C); ancestral locus Anc_8.515), with amino-acid sequence MIHRYLQILKNLLNYINLYCNLETRILAMFLYTLIAIYCSISFFFDIHCLATDAIVYSNVGYSGSYMDVVSMDESSCQCSQTSTSFSGTFAPFNEELSVHFRGPITLLQFGVYTPGGGSSYKKREEQDNEQGHEHRKREASAVLTSTVESQLPSSSSSSSTGSSSSGTSSSWNQVAYFSPGSCSNVVFMNHKGDWSNCFGSALTYCASNGVDTASSAQALDEVQVGSNNEFIIFSSTECSGNDCGCCRSSSVPYYHGFGGTSKMFVFEFKMPNDSGSSTTENVDMPAIWLLNAKIPRTVQYGSSSCSCWSTGCGEFDIFEVLSSGSSALSNDIHDGQGSDGTCSGGGGSSATFDRPTSNSMKAVVIFNEESGTINIVKVSDDTTFGGSIDASTVSGWLSTSGNSVSL
- the TPHA0I02040 gene encoding glycosyltransferase family 32 protein (similar to Saccharomyces cerevisiae CSH1 (YBR161W) and SUR1 (YPL057C); ancestral locus Anc_8.514); the protein is MKRELIYLFLVNFAFVVVTLYYTFDVLTLAVDDTVKDSFRDYELNPDNYRNLSNDELPSFLTPSMLNKPQLIPKIIHQTYKTNDIPEHWKEGQQRCKDLHPDYEYILWTDAMAEDFIAENYSWFLETFKNYQYPIERADAIRYFILSHFGGVYIDLDDGCQRKLDPLLTAPAFLRKTSPTGVSNDVMGSIPGHPFFLKVIESLKKYDRNWFVPYITIMSSTGPLFISMVWKQYKRSSLYNKNLNSVVKILQPADYKMHKNSFFTIAKGSSWHAGDANFIKSLAVHILACVVAGFILAFSILYSEYLFYCWLCATNRKNNKFSRLQSRYNDIEQIQIENSISSKNKFSLKRSLKKLSNLKIARKDSNLSYLPIAN
- the TPHA0I02050 gene encoding bZIP transcription factor (similar to Saccharomyces cerevisiae YAP5 (YIR018W) and YAP7 (YOL028C); ancestral locus Anc_7.115); translation: MDSVILKERLKPGRKSKKDGNSSVVLSEQEMKARKLLQNRKAQRAFRERKTSRISELADEVGSLKKTIKEWEKKYAELNLKYEIALKEVDLWKSGISSLREKAAAVTLPSITIPEVITPSATPDIVRNHTFKDANLTTIIDNFKPMKAVSLKRQMINNEKLLDESMGDIQQERCVFADDPNNKDFICVCKSLKVPKGDYKHIPSTMPITSITTMKRKFNADGERVKPPLYFNNGSYELDFNEIQDAKSKECCQKKVKGNEWSCEKNCTKLFDEDSTTNDDSCETKKTEIIRDIQSKAMTPTRTESRNS